One window of Desulfarculus baarsii DSM 2075 genomic DNA carries:
- a CDS encoding NUDIX hydrolase has translation MGRRYPDRPVVGVSGIVFCGEEVLLVKRGREPSKGLWSLPGGAVELGEGLAAACAREVLEETGVRVRVGPLVEVFERLSRDGQGRVEYHYVLLDYLCQAARQEPVAGDDAAEARWATMDEMAALALTPDTLAVIEKAWAINLRQRWQN, from the coding sequence GTGGGCAGAAGATATCCCGACAGACCGGTGGTGGGCGTCTCGGGCATCGTGTTTTGCGGCGAGGAGGTGCTTTTGGTCAAACGGGGCCGCGAGCCTTCCAAGGGCCTGTGGTCGTTGCCGGGCGGGGCGGTGGAGCTGGGCGAGGGCCTGGCGGCGGCCTGCGCCCGCGAGGTGCTGGAGGAGACGGGCGTGCGGGTGAGGGTGGGCCCGTTGGTGGAGGTCTTCGAGCGACTCTCGCGCGATGGCCAGGGCCGGGTGGAGTATCATTACGTGCTGCTGGATTACCTCTGCCAGGCCGCGCGGCAAGAGCCCGTCGCCGGCGATGACGCCGCCGAGGCCCGCTGGGCGACCATGGACGAAATGGCCGCGCTGGCCCTGACCCCGGACACCTTGGCCGTCATCGAAAAGGCCTGGGCCATCAATCTCCGTCAAAGGTGGCAAAATTGA
- a CDS encoding cupin domain-containing protein yields the protein MSANDVYSEFIRQLPQADAPLAGVDVRLISGPTAQAAFFFLPAGTRVPPHSHCAQWGIVVEGEIELTIGMATHIFHRGDRYHIADGETHAALITKDSWVIDVFADPKRYAEK from the coding sequence ATGAGCGCCAACGACGTCTATTCCGAGTTCATCCGCCAACTGCCCCAGGCCGACGCGCCCCTGGCCGGGGTCGATGTCCGCCTGATCAGCGGGCCCACGGCCCAGGCGGCCTTTTTCTTTTTGCCGGCCGGCACGCGCGTGCCGCCGCACAGCCACTGCGCCCAGTGGGGCATCGTCGTCGAGGGCGAGATCGAGCTGACCATTGGCATGGCCACGCACATCTTCCACCGCGGCGACCGCTATCACATCGCCGACGGCGAGACCCACGCCGCGCTGATCACCAAGGATAGCTGGGTCATCGACGTCTTCGCCGACCCCAAGCGCTATGCCGAAAAATGA
- a CDS encoding methyltransferase domain-containing protein, with protein MGDQRALAMATPPEAARRLIARLPPGRALELCCGVGGLTRFLARDRQVLAVDGDPERLALARANVAAMGGATGVDFLCCDLERPAITPRPGLFRLAILDPDWAPAGQPPNAWTDDLAQMRPPADALLRWAQGFRCTIILRLPPWPSQGRFINFGYFHTLTFRQNGREKFAWIIWGN; from the coding sequence TTGGGCGACCAACGGGCCCTGGCCATGGCCACGCCACCCGAGGCCGCCCGGCGGCTGATCGCCCGCCTGCCGCCGGGCCGCGCGCTGGAGTTGTGCTGCGGCGTGGGCGGCCTGACCCGCTTCCTGGCCCGGGATCGCCAGGTGCTGGCCGTCGATGGCGACCCGGAGCGCTTGGCCCTGGCTCGGGCCAACGTGGCGGCCATGGGCGGCGCGACGGGGGTGGATTTCCTGTGCTGCGACCTGGAGCGCCCCGCCATCACGCCCCGGCCGGGCCTGTTTCGCCTGGCCATCCTCGATCCGGACTGGGCCCCGGCCGGCCAGCCGCCAAACGCCTGGACCGACGATCTGGCCCAGATGCGACCGCCGGCCGACGCCTTGCTGCGCTGGGCCCAAGGCTTTCGCTGCACGATCATCCTGCGGCTGCCGCCCTGGCCGAGCCAGGGCCGGTTCATCAACTTCGGCTACTTTCACACATTGACTTTTCGGCAAAACGGCCGCGAAAAATTCGCCTGGATCATCTGGGGCAATTGA
- a CDS encoding cache domain-containing protein — protein MKKIVATALIGLLTLASGAMAQEKATPQEVYEMVTKAASMLEQLGPEGLAAFNDPKGEFSWKDSYVFILNCQEGKIAAHPSPKIVGADASVIKDAKSGAPILTEACQALTAKGIWKIYYWHKKDSAELGRKVSFLIPVQGQPYQVGAGVYDDTLTIEDLNKISGQ, from the coding sequence ATGAAAAAAATAGTCGCGACTGCCCTCATTGGTTTGTTGACCCTGGCCAGCGGGGCCATGGCCCAGGAAAAAGCCACGCCCCAGGAAGTCTACGAGATGGTGACCAAGGCCGCCTCCATGCTCGAACAACTGGGCCCCGAGGGCCTGGCCGCCTTCAACGACCCCAAGGGCGAGTTCTCGTGGAAAGACTCCTACGTCTTCATCCTCAACTGCCAGGAAGGCAAGATCGCCGCCCATCCCTCGCCCAAAATCGTCGGGGCCGACGCCTCGGTGATCAAGGACGCCAAGAGCGGCGCGCCCATCCTGACCGAGGCCTGCCAGGCCCTGACGGCCAAGGGCATCTGGAAGATCTACTACTGGCACAAAAAAGACAGCGCCGAACTGGGCCGCAAGGTCAGCTTCCTGATCCCCGTGCAGGGCCAGCCCTATCAGGTCGGCGCGGGCGTCTACGACGACACCTTGACCATCGAAGACCTGAACAAGATCAGCGGTCAGTAG
- a CDS encoding methylenetetrahydrofolate reductase, producing the protein MKAGSNLEKVLRAGHFAVTGELGPPRGNHADEVRKKAAHLLGAVDSVNITDNQTAVVRMASWAACKLILDQGLEPNLQMVCRDANRLGLMANILGATALGIKNVLCLSGDHQRFGDHPEAKNVHDLDSVQLLATFKKMRDEKKFLNDKELEGAPEIFIGAAVNPFGDPFAFRVSRLANKIKAGADFVQTQCIYNMDKFREYMKRAVDRGLHEKCFILGGVTPLKSVGMAKYMAKFVPGMDVPEALIKRMQGVDKKDQAAEGIRICIEAIGQLREMPGVAGVHVMAIEWEHRAREIIDGAGLLPRPQL; encoded by the coding sequence ATGAAAGCGGGCAGCAATCTGGAAAAAGTGCTCAGGGCCGGCCATTTCGCGGTGACCGGAGAGCTGGGGCCGCCCCGGGGCAACCACGCCGATGAAGTGCGCAAAAAAGCCGCCCATCTGCTGGGCGCGGTGGATTCGGTCAACATCACCGACAACCAGACCGCCGTGGTGCGCATGGCCTCGTGGGCCGCCTGCAAGCTGATCCTGGACCAGGGACTGGAGCCCAACCTGCAAATGGTCTGCCGTGACGCCAACCGCCTGGGCCTGATGGCCAACATCCTGGGGGCCACGGCCCTGGGCATCAAAAACGTGCTGTGCCTGTCGGGCGACCACCAGCGCTTTGGCGATCACCCCGAGGCCAAAAACGTCCACGACCTGGACTCCGTGCAACTGCTGGCCACGTTCAAGAAGATGCGCGACGAGAAAAAATTCTTGAACGACAAGGAGTTGGAAGGCGCGCCCGAGATTTTCATCGGCGCGGCGGTCAACCCCTTTGGCGATCCCTTCGCTTTCCGCGTCTCACGCCTGGCCAACAAGATCAAGGCCGGCGCGGATTTCGTCCAGACCCAGTGCATCTATAATATGGATAAATTCCGCGAATACATGAAGCGGGCCGTGGACCGGGGCCTGCACGAAAAATGCTTCATCCTGGGCGGGGTCACGCCGCTTAAATCAGTGGGCATGGCCAAGTACATGGCCAAGTTCGTGCCGGGCATGGACGTGCCCGAGGCCCTGATCAAGCGCATGCAGGGCGTGGACAAAAAAGACCAGGCCGCCGAGGGCATTCGCATCTGCATCGAGGCCATCGGCCAACTGCGCGAAATGCCCGGCGTGGCCGGCGTGCACGTCATGGCCATCGAGTGGGAGCACCGCGCCCGCGAGATCATTGACGGCGCCGGGCTCCTGCCCCGGCCGCAGCTCTAG
- a CDS encoding methylenetetrahydrofolate reductase C-terminal domain-containing protein, producing the protein MIVGDAKPLEEILRMIEGRPKVLVLGCRGCVTVCNVGGEKEVGVLATALRIARKKRGLAPTVDERTLERQCDPEYIEELADVAEGYDAIISIACGVGPQFVSERYPKAPVFPGINTTFIGGALAHGMWSERCQSCGDCLVHHFGGLCPIARCSKSLMNGPCGGSAGGKCEIGPEVDCVWHLIVEKMERMGRAEELERVWPVKNWITARDGGPRRRIREDLKL; encoded by the coding sequence ATGATCGTAGGCGACGCGAAACCGCTGGAAGAGATTCTGCGAATGATCGAGGGGCGGCCCAAGGTCTTGGTGCTGGGCTGTAGGGGCTGCGTGACGGTGTGCAACGTCGGCGGCGAAAAGGAGGTGGGCGTCTTGGCCACGGCCCTGCGCATCGCCCGCAAAAAGCGCGGCCTGGCCCCGACGGTGGACGAAAGAACCCTGGAGCGCCAGTGCGATCCTGAATACATCGAGGAACTGGCCGACGTGGCCGAGGGCTACGACGCCATCATTTCCATCGCCTGCGGGGTGGGGCCCCAGTTCGTCAGCGAACGCTACCCCAAAGCGCCGGTGTTTCCGGGCATAAACACCACATTCATCGGCGGCGCGCTGGCCCACGGCATGTGGTCGGAGCGCTGTCAATCGTGCGGCGACTGCCTGGTGCATCACTTCGGTGGGCTCTGCCCCATCGCCCGTTGCAGCAAAAGCCTCATGAACGGCCCCTGCGGTGGTTCGGCCGGCGGCAAGTGCGAGATCGGCCCGGAGGTGGACTGCGTTTGGCATCTGATCGTCGAAAAAATGGAACGCATGGGCCGGGCCGAGGAGTTGGAGCGGGTCTGGCCGGTGAAAAACTGGATCACCGCCCGTGACGGTGGGCCGCGTCGGCGGATCAGGGAGGACCTCAAGCTATGA